A genomic region of Roseateles amylovorans contains the following coding sequences:
- a CDS encoding GH1 family beta-glucosidase, with the protein MDSNASTLALPTASAAAFPADFIWGVATSAFQIEGAPDAHGKGPSIWDTFCRQPGAIADGSNGDVACDHVARLDDDLDMIRDLGVQAYRFSVSWPRVRATGDGAWNEAGLAFYERLVDGLIARGIKPYLTLNHWDLPQALQDQGGWANRATVHRFVEYALGIAERLGDRVVSIATHNEPWVMAQLGHETGIFAPGIKDRGIAAQVSHHLLLSHGLAVTAMRAAGVKASLGIVLNLSPMYPATDSEADRAKARLEDGRIRRWYMDPLFKATYPQDVLDDLGHAAPYVEAGDMALINVPIDFLGVNYYSRGMVSADNSFDPKTSGLELTDMGWEVYPQGLTDLLVQLHRDYPIKRLYVTENGGAFKDPVGADGQVHDEDRTRYLDTHIAAVGEAIRQGVPMGGYMVWSLMDNFEWASGYEKRFGIVHVDYATQRRTLKDSALAYRNFVLRQRAARG; encoded by the coding sequence ATGGATTCCAACGCTTCCACCCTCGCCTTGCCGACGGCCTCCGCCGCCGCCTTCCCTGCCGACTTCATCTGGGGCGTCGCCACCAGTGCGTTCCAGATCGAAGGCGCACCCGATGCCCATGGCAAGGGTCCGTCCATCTGGGACACCTTCTGCCGACAGCCCGGCGCCATCGCCGACGGCAGCAATGGCGACGTGGCCTGCGACCACGTGGCGCGCCTGGACGACGACCTGGACATGATCCGCGACCTGGGCGTGCAGGCCTACCGCTTTTCGGTCTCCTGGCCCCGGGTGCGCGCCACCGGCGACGGCGCCTGGAACGAGGCCGGACTGGCCTTCTACGAGCGCCTGGTGGACGGCCTGATCGCCCGCGGCATCAAGCCCTACCTCACCCTCAACCACTGGGATCTGCCGCAGGCGCTGCAGGACCAGGGCGGCTGGGCGAACCGGGCCACCGTGCATCGCTTCGTGGAATACGCCCTTGGCATCGCCGAGCGACTGGGCGACCGGGTGGTCTCGATCGCCACCCACAACGAGCCCTGGGTGATGGCCCAGCTCGGCCATGAGACCGGCATCTTCGCTCCCGGCATCAAGGACCGCGGCATCGCGGCCCAGGTCTCGCATCACCTGCTGCTGAGCCATGGCCTGGCGGTGACGGCGATGCGGGCGGCGGGCGTGAAAGCCTCGCTGGGCATCGTGCTGAACCTGTCGCCGATGTATCCCGCCACCGATTCCGAGGCCGATCGCGCCAAGGCTCGGCTGGAAGACGGTCGCATCCGCCGCTGGTACATGGACCCGCTGTTCAAGGCCACCTATCCGCAGGATGTGCTGGACGACCTCGGCCATGCCGCGCCGTATGTCGAGGCCGGCGACATGGCGCTGATCAATGTGCCGATCGACTTCCTGGGGGTGAACTACTACTCCCGCGGCATGGTCAGTGCGGACAACTCGTTCGATCCCAAGACCAGCGGCCTGGAGCTGACCGACATGGGCTGGGAGGTCTATCCGCAAGGGCTGACCGATCTGCTGGTGCAACTGCACCGCGACTATCCGATCAAGCGGCTGTATGTGACCGAGAACGGCGGCGCCTTCAAGGATCCGGTGGGCGCCGACGGCCAGGTCCATGACGAGGACCGCACCCGCTATCTGGACACCCACATCGCCGCCGTGGGCGAGGCGATCCGCCAGGGCGTGCCGATGGGCGGCTACATGGTGTGGAGCCTGATGGACAACTTCGAATGGGCCTCGGGCTACGAGAAGCGCTTCGGCATCGTGCATGTGGACTACGCCACCCAGCGCCGCACCCTCAAGGACAGTGCGCTGGCCTATCGCAACTTCGTGCTGCGGCAACGGGCCGCACGCGGCTGA
- a CDS encoding carbohydrate ABC transporter permease, translated as MQAPFDTAGTAATGGHRMSAWAAYLMVGVGALIMLAPFYFMFVFATHSRTEIFSLPPPMWFGDDLLANLQILTQRLPFWRNLGLSLYVGVCNTLLTLLFCSMGGYAFALYEFRFKKALFGLVMGTMLLPSFMNMIPSFMIMDLLGWIDQPRALYIPGAASAFGIFLMRQFIGASVPRELVEAARMDGCGEIGIYARIVLPLLKPALGTLGLITFIASWNNFIGPLVVMRSPDMYTLPLALRSLQSPVDTEWGALMAGSAIATLPLIVLFMLCSRQLISGLTTGAVK; from the coding sequence ATGCAAGCCCCTTTCGACACCGCCGGCACGGCCGCCACCGGTGGGCACCGGATGAGCGCCTGGGCGGCCTACCTGATGGTCGGCGTCGGCGCGCTGATCATGCTGGCGCCGTTCTATTTCATGTTCGTGTTCGCGACCCATTCGCGCACCGAGATCTTCAGCCTGCCGCCGCCGATGTGGTTTGGCGACGACCTGCTGGCCAACCTCCAGATCCTGACCCAGCGCCTGCCGTTCTGGCGCAACCTGGGCTTGAGCCTGTATGTGGGCGTGTGCAACACGCTGCTGACACTGCTGTTCTGTTCCATGGGCGGCTATGCCTTCGCCTTGTACGAGTTCCGCTTCAAGAAGGCGCTGTTCGGGCTGGTGATGGGCACGATGCTGCTGCCCAGCTTCATGAACATGATCCCGAGCTTCATGATCATGGACCTGCTGGGCTGGATCGACCAACCCCGCGCGCTCTACATCCCCGGCGCGGCCAGCGCCTTCGGCATCTTCCTGATGCGTCAGTTCATCGGCGCCTCGGTGCCCCGTGAACTGGTGGAAGCAGCCCGCATGGACGGCTGCGGCGAGATCGGCATCTATGCCCGCATCGTGCTGCCGCTGCTCAAGCCGGCGCTGGGCACGCTGGGGCTGATCACCTTCATCGCCTCCTGGAACAACTTCATCGGGCCGCTGGTGGTGATGCGCTCGCCCGACATGTACACCCTGCCCCTGGCCTTGCGCAGCCTGCAAAGCCCGGTGGACACCGAATGGGGGGCGCTGATGGCCGGTTCCGCCATCGCCACGCTGCCCCTGATCGTCCTGTTCATGCTGTGTTCGCGGCAACTCATCTCCGGCCTGACCACCGGCGCGGTGAAGTAA
- a CDS encoding carbohydrate ABC transporter permease has translation MLRLPPFLRLSPRYAPYALLAPFLVLFVVFGIFPLLFSLYLAFHSWEPTSGLGAMHWVGLDNFAFALQDEWFWKSLRNTGWLAVASGLPQHLVAIPLATFLHLGFRRWRNPMVGAWFLPYITSSVAIAILFSSLFSTDYGLINLAIATVREIPLLGALMPNAAVDWLNDPDSLKPAIATIVFWRYVGFNVVLYLAALQTIPVDLYEAATIDGAGRFQQFFHITLPSLRPMILFGVTLSVIGGLQLFEEPFILTGGKGGSDQAGMTAAVYLYRNAFDFNDFGAASAMSWLLFLVVATLTWLTHRAFRRQGD, from the coding sequence ATGCTTCGACTCCCGCCCTTCCTGCGACTCTCGCCCCGCTACGCGCCGTATGCGCTGCTGGCGCCGTTCCTGGTGCTGTTCGTCGTGTTCGGCATCTTCCCGCTGCTGTTCTCGCTCTATCTGGCCTTCCACAGCTGGGAACCCACCAGCGGACTTGGTGCGATGCACTGGGTCGGCCTGGACAACTTCGCCTTCGCGCTGCAGGATGAATGGTTCTGGAAATCGCTGCGCAACACCGGCTGGCTGGCGGTGGCCTCCGGCCTGCCGCAGCATCTGGTGGCGATTCCGCTGGCCACCTTCCTGCACCTGGGTTTCCGCCGCTGGCGCAATCCGATGGTGGGCGCCTGGTTCCTGCCCTACATCACCTCGTCGGTGGCGATTGCGATCCTGTTCAGCTCGCTGTTCTCCACCGACTACGGCCTGATCAACCTGGCGATTGCCACCGTGCGCGAGATCCCGCTGCTCGGCGCGCTGATGCCGAACGCCGCGGTGGATTGGCTCAATGATCCGGACTCGCTCAAACCCGCCATCGCCACCATCGTGTTCTGGCGCTATGTGGGCTTCAACGTGGTGCTGTACCTGGCTGCGCTGCAGACGATTCCGGTCGACCTCTATGAAGCCGCGACCATCGACGGTGCCGGCCGCTTCCAGCAGTTCTTCCACATCACCTTGCCCAGCCTGCGGCCGATGATCCTGTTCGGCGTGACGCTGAGCGTGATCGGCGGACTGCAGCTGTTCGAGGAGCCCTTCATCCTCACCGGTGGCAAGGGCGGCTCGGACCAGGCCGGCATGACGGCGGCGGTCTATCTCTACCGCAATGCCTTCGACTTCAATGATTTCGGCGCCGCCAGCGCGATGTCCTGGCTGCTGTTCCTGGTGGTGGCGACGCTCACCTGGCTGACCCACCGTGCGTTCCGCCGTCAGGGCGACTGA
- a CDS encoding ABC transporter substrate-binding protein, producing the protein MRQPARWLLALCAGLTLAPLAGSGLAASSATPTTATPAGAVKAPVMTLTVAAFPAVDEIVRASLPAWNALHPEVEVKVVSREVNDHHTAMTTALSTAKGLPDVMALEVGYLGRFAQGSGLQDLSQPPYSLRDDQRRFVAYAFDQATTASGSVLAVPTDIGPGTLLYRTDLLSRAGLRESDLTGSWTGYVDAGIKIKAATGAYLMAHARDMKDILIRTGLQPGEGLYFDKDSRPVVTSPRFVRAFELAREVRRQRLDAKVTAWSADWSEGFKRGTIATQMSGAWLAGHLNNWLAPTTRGKWRAAQLPDGAFAAYGGSFFAMARAGDAQRKPMAWAFIRFITMNRDLQLAAFKTQDAFPALLDAHQDAFYEQPLPFLGGQVARREWRDAASHIRAVPVHKQDAFAREVIDTELDKVLERGKDIPTALADAQRLLALRAHR; encoded by the coding sequence ATGCGGCAACCGGCCCGATGGCTGCTCGCGCTCTGTGCAGGCCTGACCCTGGCGCCACTCGCCGGGTCAGGTCTTGCCGCATCGTCAGCGACGCCGACCACCGCCACGCCTGCCGGTGCAGTCAAGGCGCCGGTGATGACGCTCACCGTGGCCGCCTTTCCCGCCGTGGACGAGATCGTGCGCGCCTCGCTGCCCGCCTGGAACGCGCTGCATCCCGAGGTGGAGGTGAAGGTCGTCAGCCGCGAGGTCAACGACCACCACACCGCGATGACCACCGCGCTGTCCACCGCCAAGGGCCTGCCCGACGTGATGGCGCTGGAAGTCGGCTACCTGGGCCGATTCGCGCAGGGATCGGGTCTGCAGGACCTGTCGCAGCCACCGTATTCGCTGCGCGACGATCAGCGCCGGTTCGTGGCGTATGCCTTCGACCAGGCCACCACCGCCAGCGGCTCGGTGCTGGCGGTGCCCACCGACATCGGTCCCGGCACCCTGCTCTATCGCACCGATCTGCTGAGCCGCGCCGGTCTGCGCGAATCCGATCTGACCGGCAGCTGGACCGGTTATGTCGACGCCGGCATCAAGATCAAGGCCGCCACCGGCGCCTATCTCATGGCCCATGCGCGGGACATGAAGGACATCCTGATCCGCACTGGCCTGCAACCCGGCGAAGGCCTGTACTTCGACAAGGACTCGCGCCCGGTGGTCACCTCGCCCCGGTTCGTGCGCGCCTTCGAGCTGGCGCGTGAGGTGCGTCGCCAGCGGCTGGATGCCAAGGTCACCGCCTGGTCCGCCGACTGGAGCGAAGGCTTCAAGCGCGGCACCATCGCGACCCAGATGTCCGGCGCCTGGCTGGCCGGTCACCTGAACAACTGGCTGGCGCCCACCACCCGCGGCAAATGGCGTGCGGCCCAATTGCCGGACGGCGCCTTCGCGGCCTACGGCGGCTCCTTCTTTGCCATGGCCCGCGCCGGCGATGCGCAGCGCAAGCCGATGGCCTGGGCCTTCATCCGCTTCATCACCATGAACCGCGATCTTCAACTGGCCGCCTTCAAGACGCAGGATGCCTTCCCCGCCCTGCTCGATGCGCACCAGGACGCGTTCTATGAGCAGCCGCTGCCCTTCCTGGGCGGCCAGGTGGCGCGACGCGAATGGCGCGATGCCGCCAGCCACATCCGCGCCGTGCCGGTGCACAAGCAGGATGCCTTCGCCCGCGAAGTGATCGACACCGAACTCGACAAGGTGCTCGAGCGCGGCAAGGACATCCCGACCGCGCTGGCCGACGCCCAACGCCTGCTCGCGTTGCGTGCGCATCGCTGA
- a CDS encoding LacI family DNA-binding transcriptional regulator, translated as MKRSKTVHPAGKVTLGMVAQASGVSPSTVSRILNGTAVVSQDKKDAVDRAIAELGFVPNPIARVLAGGRSLSVGVVTQSIDSPYYGVALRGIEEVLDTVGYVPLFASGHWNAKEEQRCIDTLRARRVDGLIVLTGRLSDESLRKLAKELPVVVTGRTMKAPGLYALNFNDFEGARLATHHLLTLGHRQIAFITGDPVHPDAQERLRGYRAALEAAGVRYQPSLVLPGLFHEDSGLMAVERLIDSRQPFTAIFAANDQMAFGANLALHRRGIRVPDDVSIVGFDDLAGAGHAIPPLTTIHQAGLELGRCAAQALMDLLADKKPTAQLPEPRLIIRSSTRAL; from the coding sequence ATGAAGAGGTCCAAGACCGTCCATCCCGCCGGCAAGGTGACATTGGGCATGGTGGCGCAGGCCAGCGGCGTCTCGCCGAGCACCGTCTCGCGCATCCTCAACGGCACCGCCGTCGTGAGCCAGGACAAGAAGGACGCCGTCGACCGCGCCATTGCCGAACTCGGTTTCGTGCCCAATCCGATTGCCCGGGTGCTGGCCGGCGGGCGCTCGCTCAGCGTCGGCGTGGTGACCCAGTCGATCGACAGCCCGTATTACGGCGTCGCGCTGCGCGGCATCGAAGAGGTGCTCGACACCGTCGGTTATGTGCCGCTGTTCGCCAGCGGCCATTGGAATGCCAAGGAAGAACAGCGCTGCATCGACACGCTGCGCGCCCGTCGCGTGGACGGCCTCATCGTGCTCACCGGCCGGCTCAGTGACGAGTCGCTGCGCAAGCTGGCCAAGGAACTGCCGGTGGTGGTGACCGGCCGCACGATGAAGGCGCCCGGCCTGTATGCGCTGAACTTCAATGACTTCGAAGGCGCTCGCCTGGCCACCCACCATCTGCTGACGCTGGGGCATCGTCAGATCGCCTTCATCACCGGCGATCCGGTCCACCCGGATGCCCAGGAGCGCCTGCGCGGCTACCGGGCCGCGCTGGAAGCGGCCGGGGTGCGCTATCAGCCGTCGCTGGTGTTGCCCGGCCTCTTCCATGAGGACAGCGGCCTGATGGCGGTCGAGCGCCTGATCGACAGCCGCCAGCCCTTCACCGCCATCTTCGCGGCCAATGACCAGATGGCCTTCGGCGCGAACCTCGCGCTGCATCGCCGCGGCATTCGGGTGCCTGATGACGTCTCCATCGTCGGCTTCGACGACCTCGCCGGCGCCGGCCATGCCATCCCGCCGCTCACCACCATCCATCAAGCCGGCCTGGAACTGGGCCGCTGCGCCGCCCAGGCGCTGATGGACCTGCTGGCCGACAAGAAGCCCACCGCGCAGTTGCCGGAACCGCGGCTGATCATCCGGTCCTCGACCCGCGCCCTCTGA